The Polynucleobacter necessarius genome has a window encoding:
- a CDS encoding glutamate synthase subunit beta, whose translation MGKVTGFMEFERVEETYEAPVKRLHHYKEFVVALTDEEAKVQGARCMDCGIPFCNNGCPVNNIIPDFNDLVFHSDWKNALDVLQSTNNFPEFTGRICPAPCEAACTLGINSDAVGIKSIEHAIIDKGWENGWVKPQPSKTKTGKKVAVVGGGPAGMATAQQLARVGHDVTVFEKNDRVGGLLRYGIPDFKMEKWLIDRRIEQIQAEGVKFETGVFVGKEAIGAEVKNYSTKTVSPDQLMKDFDAVVISGGSEQPRDLPVPGRELKGVHYALEFLIPQNKENAGDFKNEISAAGKHVVVIGGGDTGSDCVGTSNRHGAAKITQFELLPQPPETENKPLVWPYWPTKLRTSSSHEEGCERDWSVATKRFEGKDGKLEKLICVRLEWKDGKMTEMPNSEFEIKADLVFLAMGFVSPAAQVLNAFGVEKDARGNAKATVDGKNAYQTNVPKVFAAGDMRRGQSLVVWAIREGRQAAQAVDEYLMGSSVLPR comes from the coding sequence ATGGGTAAGGTCACTGGATTTATGGAGTTTGAGCGCGTAGAGGAAACCTACGAAGCTCCCGTTAAACGCCTCCATCACTACAAAGAGTTCGTTGTGGCATTAACGGATGAAGAAGCCAAAGTACAGGGCGCACGCTGTATGGATTGTGGCATTCCCTTTTGCAATAACGGTTGCCCTGTAAACAACATCATCCCCGATTTCAATGACTTGGTATTTCATAGTGATTGGAAGAATGCATTAGATGTTTTGCAATCAACTAATAACTTTCCTGAATTCACGGGCCGCATCTGCCCAGCACCTTGCGAAGCCGCATGCACCCTAGGAATCAATAGTGACGCGGTTGGTATTAAGTCAATCGAGCACGCCATTATTGATAAAGGTTGGGAGAATGGTTGGGTTAAACCGCAACCATCCAAGACTAAGACCGGCAAGAAGGTTGCCGTTGTTGGCGGCGGCCCTGCTGGTATGGCGACTGCGCAGCAATTAGCACGTGTAGGTCATGACGTTACCGTATTTGAAAAGAATGATCGTGTTGGCGGATTGTTACGCTACGGCATTCCTGATTTCAAGATGGAAAAATGGCTGATCGACCGTCGCATTGAGCAGATACAAGCCGAAGGCGTGAAGTTTGAAACGGGCGTATTTGTGGGTAAAGAGGCGATTGGCGCTGAAGTTAAAAACTATTCTACAAAAACCGTTTCACCTGATCAGTTGATGAAAGATTTTGACGCTGTTGTGATTAGCGGCGGATCTGAGCAGCCACGTGACTTGCCAGTCCCCGGTCGCGAGTTGAAGGGTGTTCATTACGCTTTGGAATTCTTGATTCCTCAGAACAAAGAAAACGCAGGCGATTTCAAAAACGAAATTTCTGCAGCTGGTAAGCATGTCGTTGTAATTGGTGGTGGTGATACCGGATCTGATTGCGTGGGCACCTCCAATCGTCATGGTGCTGCCAAGATTACTCAATTTGAATTATTGCCACAGCCACCAGAAACTGAAAACAAGCCTTTGGTATGGCCTTACTGGCCAACGAAGTTGCGCACCTCTTCATCACATGAAGAAGGTTGTGAGCGTGATTGGTCAGTTGCAACTAAGCGCTTTGAAGGTAAAGACGGCAAATTAGAGAAACTAATTTGTGTGCGTTTGGAGTGGAAAGACGGCAAGATGACAGAAATGCCAAACTCTGAATTTGAGATTAAGGCAGATTTAGTGTTCTTAGCGATGGGCTTTGTATCACCTGCCGCTCAGGTTCTGAATGCATTTGGTGTTGAAAAAGATGCTCGCGGCAATGCCAAGGCTACTGTTGATGGCAAAAACGCTTATCAAACCAATGTTCCAAAGGTCTTTGCTGCTGGCGATATGCGCCGTGGACAATCTTTGGTTGTTTGGGCGATTCGTGAAGGTCGCCAAGCTGCTCAAGCAGTAGACGAGTATTTAATGGGGTCTTCTGTTCTCCCGCGATAA
- the mlaD gene encoding outer membrane lipid asymmetry maintenance protein MlaD — protein sequence MRKSAIDIWVGIFVAIGLLAALFLALKVGNMNAVSFAPTYKISARFDNIGGLKPRAPVKSAGVVVGRIANISFDDKTYQATVTMTIEDTYKFPKDSSAKILTSGLLGEQYIGLEAGGSDDMLVAGDKITQTQSAVVLENLISQFLYSKAADSGQDKGAAK from the coding sequence ATGAGAAAAAGTGCAATTGATATTTGGGTTGGAATCTTTGTAGCCATTGGTTTGTTGGCTGCTTTGTTTCTTGCATTAAAGGTCGGCAATATGAACGCCGTTTCTTTTGCGCCTACTTACAAAATTTCTGCCAGATTTGACAATATTGGTGGACTCAAGCCACGTGCGCCCGTGAAAAGTGCTGGTGTAGTTGTTGGCCGCATTGCCAATATCTCTTTTGATGACAAGACCTATCAAGCAACCGTCACCATGACGATTGAAGATACTTATAAGTTCCCTAAAGATTCTTCCGCAAAGATTTTGACATCCGGTTTATTGGGTGAGCAATACATTGGTCTTGAGGCTGGAGGCTCCGACGATATGTTGGTTGCCGGAGATAAGATTACTCAGACGCAGTCCGCAGTGGTTCTTGAAAATCTGATCAGCCAGTTCCTGTACAGCAAGGCGGCTGATAGTGGTCAAGACAAAGGCGCAGCAAAATAA
- a CDS encoding phospholipid-binding protein MlaC, whose protein sequence is MKSQKPIQKYFAALLSGLFLFVGSVSAQAVDQSTPDGLIKTVVSDVMASVKSDPEIQKGNIPRIVDLVDKKIVPYTDMRRTTEMAMGPNWKKATPEQQAQLVSEFKNLLIRTYSGALSQLRDQTIQFKLLRAAPDDKEVVVKTVVIGRGDPIPLDYHLEKTANGWKVYDMNIMGVWLVEAYRNQFANQISQNGVEGLVKFLQDRNKQLAAAKPAN, encoded by the coding sequence ATGAAAAGCCAAAAACCCATTCAAAAATACTTTGCAGCCTTGCTCTCAGGCTTGTTTTTGTTTGTCGGTAGCGTTTCTGCGCAAGCAGTTGATCAGTCAACGCCAGATGGTTTGATTAAGACTGTAGTCTCTGATGTGATGGCCTCCGTCAAGTCTGATCCAGAAATTCAAAAAGGTAATATTCCACGCATCGTGGATTTAGTGGATAAGAAAATTGTCCCCTATACCGATATGCGCCGCACTACTGAAATGGCAATGGGGCCCAATTGGAAAAAAGCCACCCCAGAGCAGCAGGCTCAATTAGTTTCTGAGTTTAAGAATTTACTGATTCGTACTTACTCTGGTGCTTTAAGCCAATTGCGTGATCAGACAATTCAATTTAAGCTTTTGCGTGCAGCTCCTGACGATAAAGAGGTCGTTGTGAAGACTGTAGTGATTGGTCGTGGCGATCCGATACCTCTCGACTATCACCTAGAAAAAACAGCCAATGGCTGGAAAGTCTATGACATGAACATCATGGGTGTTTGGCTGGTAGAGGCTTATCGCAATCAATTCGCTAATCAGATTAGCCAGAATGGTGTCGAGGGTTTAGTGAAGTTCTTGCAGGATCGTAATAAGCAGCTTGCTGCTGCGAAGCCTGCAAACTAA
- a CDS encoding lipid asymmetry maintenance protein MlaB, with protein sequence MPFLLPISVTQSNVLQLEKDGLFNLASLQTVDCINLKDFDSTVLTVLLAWQKKLQADGLQISVKNASEKLTVLASVYGVAELLGLS encoded by the coding sequence ATGCCATTTTTATTGCCTATTTCAGTGACGCAGAGCAACGTTCTGCAGTTGGAAAAAGATGGCCTCTTCAATCTTGCATCATTACAAACTGTTGATTGCATCAATCTCAAGGATTTTGACTCCACCGTGCTAACGGTTTTGTTGGCATGGCAGAAAAAATTACAAGCTGATGGTTTACAGATTTCAGTGAAAAACGCATCAGAAAAATTAACTGTATTGGCTAGCGTGTATGGTGTTGCTGAGTTGCTAGGTTTGTCATAG
- a CDS encoding ABC transporter permease, with the protein MKSTLNKLPISYGSGFPTLLRKEIKRFYKVAFQTVAAPVLTAVLYLMIFGHVLEGKEVYGRLNYTAFLIPGLVMMSVLQNAFANTSSSLIQSKVTGNLVFVLLAPFSHLEFYAAYVLAAVFRGIVVGSGVLLITAWFAMPSFEYPFWIMVFALLGAAILGSMGLIAGIWADKYDQLAAFQNFIIMPATMLSGVFYSIHSLPAAWQVVSHFNPFFYMIDGFRYGFFGVSDISPWNSLAIVTCFFVVVSAIALRLLQKGYKLKN; encoded by the coding sequence ATGAAATCCACCTTGAATAAATTACCCATTTCTTATGGCAGCGGCTTCCCAACATTGCTCCGCAAAGAAATTAAGCGCTTTTATAAGGTAGCGTTTCAGACGGTTGCTGCGCCAGTACTCACTGCTGTTTTGTATTTAATGATTTTCGGACATGTGCTGGAAGGCAAAGAGGTCTATGGTCGCTTGAACTACACAGCCTTTTTGATTCCAGGCTTAGTCATGATGAGCGTGTTGCAGAATGCATTTGCGAATACCTCTTCATCACTCATTCAATCGAAGGTGACTGGCAATTTAGTCTTTGTTTTGCTGGCCCCTTTTAGCCACTTAGAGTTTTATGCCGCTTATGTCTTGGCTGCGGTGTTTCGTGGAATTGTTGTTGGCTCAGGCGTGCTGCTAATTACGGCATGGTTTGCTATGCCATCTTTTGAATATCCCTTTTGGATCATGGTATTTGCCCTGTTAGGCGCTGCAATTTTGGGAAGCATGGGTTTAATTGCCGGTATCTGGGCGGATAAATACGATCAACTAGCTGCTTTCCAGAATTTCATCATCATGCCAGCAACAATGCTGTCAGGCGTGTTTTATTCGATTCATTCTTTGCCGGCAGCATGGCAAGTGGTATCTCACTTCAATCCATTCTTCTACATGATCGATGGTTTCCGTTACGGCTTCTTTGGAGTGTCAGATATATCCCCGTGGAATAGTTTGGCGATTGTGACTTGTTTCTTTGTTGTAGTGTCAGCGATTGCTTTGCGCTTACTGCAAAAAGGCTACAAGCTCAAGAACTAG
- a CDS encoding BolA family protein, producing MLPTPEQIEGYIQQGLTCTHVKVEGDGQHFFATIVSPEFEGKRLIQRHQLVYGAMGDRMKAEVHALSIKAFTPEEFAQNTPT from the coding sequence ATGTTGCCAACCCCAGAGCAAATTGAAGGCTATATTCAGCAAGGCCTTACATGCACCCATGTCAAAGTGGAGGGTGATGGCCAACATTTTTTTGCCACGATTGTGAGTCCAGAGTTTGAGGGTAAGCGTTTAATTCAGCGCCATCAGTTGGTATACGGCGCTATGGGTGACCGTATGAAAGCAGAGGTTCATGCCTTATCAATCAAGGCATTTACTCCTGAAGAATTCGCACAAAACACCCCAACTTAA
- the murA gene encoding UDP-N-acetylglucosamine 1-carboxyvinyltransferase, giving the protein MDKLRMVGGTPLKGEVVIAGAKNAALPILCACLLTDQPIILRNVPDLQDVRTMLKLLQEIGVTVTFPDVNDRNCVVLNAAHIKSSEATYEMVKTMRASILVLGPLLARMHSAKVSLPGGCAIGARPVDQHIKGLKAMGATIKIKSGYIQAETKSATGRLQGASILTDMITVTGTENLLMAATLASGTTILENAAREPEVGDLAELLVKMGAKITGIGTDRLVIEGVEKLHSAEHAVIADRIEAGTFLCAVAAAGGEVLVKRCRPDTLDAVIVKLKEAGLEMEVGPDWIKASMKSRPKAVSFRTSEYPAFPTDMQAQLMAVNAIAEGNATITETIFENRFMHVQEMNRLGADIAIEGNTAIAQGVEKLSGAIVMATDLRASASLVIAGLAAQGETQVDRIYHLDRGYDRMEQKLTLLGANIQRIK; this is encoded by the coding sequence ATGGATAAATTACGAATGGTTGGCGGCACTCCGCTTAAGGGCGAAGTGGTGATTGCTGGTGCAAAGAACGCAGCGCTACCCATTTTGTGTGCTTGTTTGCTCACTGACCAGCCCATCATTTTGCGTAATGTTCCCGACTTACAAGATGTGCGGACTATGCTCAAACTCCTCCAGGAGATTGGCGTAACGGTTACTTTTCCAGATGTGAATGATCGTAATTGTGTTGTGCTAAACGCAGCCCATATTAAAAGCTCTGAAGCAACCTACGAGATGGTGAAAACCATGCGTGCCTCGATTTTGGTTCTGGGCCCGTTGCTTGCCAGAATGCATAGTGCCAAGGTTTCTTTGCCGGGTGGTTGCGCTATTGGTGCGCGCCCAGTGGATCAGCACATCAAGGGCTTAAAAGCCATGGGTGCCACCATCAAGATTAAGAGTGGTTACATTCAGGCGGAAACCAAATCTGCCACGGGGCGCTTGCAAGGTGCCTCGATTTTGACGGACATGATTACCGTAACTGGTACTGAAAATTTATTGATGGCTGCCACCTTGGCCTCAGGTACAACGATTTTGGAAAATGCTGCACGCGAGCCTGAAGTGGGGGATTTAGCTGAGTTGCTCGTCAAAATGGGTGCAAAGATCACCGGTATTGGTACAGATCGCCTAGTTATTGAGGGTGTTGAGAAGCTCCACAGTGCAGAACATGCCGTCATTGCTGACCGGATTGAGGCTGGCACATTCTTATGCGCAGTTGCTGCTGCTGGCGGTGAAGTGCTAGTAAAGCGCTGTCGTCCAGATACATTGGATGCGGTGATTGTGAAGCTCAAAGAGGCTGGCTTAGAGATGGAAGTGGGTCCTGATTGGATTAAGGCCTCCATGAAAAGCCGCCCTAAGGCGGTTAGTTTCCGCACTTCTGAATACCCAGCATTCCCGACAGATATGCAGGCTCAACTCATGGCGGTCAATGCGATTGCTGAGGGCAACGCCACCATCACTGAAACCATCTTTGAAAATCGCTTTATGCACGTTCAAGAGATGAATCGCCTGGGGGCTGATATCGCAATTGAGGGTAATACCGCTATTGCGCAGGGTGTTGAGAAGTTATCTGGGGCTATCGTGATGGCTACGGATTTACGTGCTTCAGCCAGCTTGGTAATTGCAGGCTTGGCCGCCCAAGGCGAAACCCAGGTAGATCGGATTTATCACCTAGATCGTGGATATGACCGTATGGAGCAAAAGTTGACCCTCTTGGGGGCCAACATTCAGCGAATCAAGTAA
- the hisG gene encoding ATP phosphoribosyltransferase — translation MKLTLALSKGRIFEETAEILSKIGIRPLEDPEKSRKLIIETSNPDVRLIIVRASDVPTYVQFGGADFGVAGLDVLMENGTDGLYVPFDLNIAKCRMSVAVKEGFDYAVAVKQGSRLKVATKYVNCAREHFANKGVHIDTIHLYGSMELAPLVGLADAIVDLVSTGNTLRANGLVEVEPIADINARLVVNQASYKRKRTQLQPFFELLK, via the coding sequence ATGAAGTTAACTTTAGCCCTCTCGAAGGGGCGCATCTTCGAAGAAACCGCTGAGATCTTATCTAAGATCGGTATTCGTCCGCTTGAGGACCCAGAAAAGTCACGCAAGCTCATTATTGAGACCTCCAATCCTGATGTCCGCCTAATTATTGTGCGTGCTTCAGATGTGCCGACCTATGTTCAGTTTGGTGGAGCTGATTTTGGAGTTGCCGGTCTTGATGTCTTAATGGAAAACGGCACTGATGGTCTGTATGTTCCTTTTGATTTGAACATCGCTAAATGCCGTATGTCCGTTGCCGTTAAAGAAGGCTTTGATTATGCGGTTGCGGTAAAGCAAGGATCTCGTTTAAAAGTGGCCACCAAGTATGTCAATTGTGCACGTGAACACTTTGCTAACAAAGGCGTACACATCGATACGATTCATTTATACGGCTCGATGGAGCTGGCCCCATTGGTTGGCTTGGCGGATGCGATTGTGGATTTGGTGTCCACTGGCAATACCTTGCGTGCCAATGGTTTGGTTGAGGTTGAGCCAATCGCCGATATCAACGCACGCTTAGTAGTTAATCAGGCTTCGTATAAACGAAAGCGTACACAGCTACAGCCATTTTTTGAATTGTTGAAGTAA
- the hisD gene encoding histidinol dehydrogenase produces MSAQVKVKRLISKKDVGFKETLLSSLSLPMADDEAIDAAVVKILAQVKANGDEAVLDFAKQFDRLNVRSVTELEISQEELKKAYEGLSVEQKNALDIAAQRVRAYHEKQKIETGCHSWEYEEADGTRLGQKVTALDRVGIYVPGGKAAYPSSVLMNAIPAKVAGVKEVIMAVPTPDGARNPLVLAAAYLSGVDRVFTIGGAQAVGALAYGTQTIPPVDKIVGPGNAYVAAAKRRVFGIVGIDMIAGPSEILVLCDGSSNSDWIAMDLFSQAEHDELAQSILLCPDEKFIGQVQTSINKLLPEMPRKKVIEASLANRALLIQVRDMGEACEIANAIAAEHLEICATEPRKWAELIHHAGAIFMGNYTSESLGDYCAGPNHVLPTARTARFSSPLGVYDFIKRSSMIEVSEAGAQTLGAVASTLAHGEGLTAHARAAEMRLKK; encoded by the coding sequence ATGTCAGCGCAAGTTAAAGTCAAACGCCTTATTAGCAAAAAAGATGTTGGGTTCAAAGAAACCCTGCTTTCAAGTCTATCTTTGCCTATGGCAGATGATGAGGCGATTGATGCCGCAGTAGTCAAAATCTTGGCGCAAGTAAAAGCCAATGGCGACGAGGCAGTGCTTGATTTCGCAAAACAGTTTGATCGCTTGAATGTTCGTAGTGTTACCGAGCTAGAGATTTCTCAAGAAGAATTAAAAAAAGCCTATGAAGGTTTATCAGTAGAGCAAAAAAATGCTCTTGATATTGCTGCGCAAAGAGTGCGCGCTTATCACGAGAAACAAAAGATTGAAACAGGTTGCCACTCTTGGGAATATGAAGAGGCTGATGGCACACGTTTGGGTCAGAAAGTCACGGCCTTAGATCGTGTGGGTATTTATGTTCCTGGCGGTAAAGCGGCTTATCCCTCTTCAGTATTAATGAATGCTATTCCTGCTAAGGTTGCCGGTGTAAAAGAAGTCATCATGGCGGTACCCACTCCTGATGGCGCTCGCAACCCCTTGGTCTTGGCTGCTGCTTATCTATCTGGGGTTGATCGTGTCTTTACGATTGGGGGAGCACAAGCTGTTGGTGCTTTAGCTTATGGCACGCAGACCATTCCACCGGTGGATAAGATTGTTGGGCCTGGTAATGCCTATGTAGCGGCTGCTAAGCGCAGAGTGTTTGGTATTGTTGGCATTGACATGATCGCTGGCCCTTCAGAAATTTTGGTTCTCTGCGATGGTTCTAGCAATTCCGATTGGATCGCGATGGATCTATTTTCTCAAGCAGAGCATGATGAGTTAGCGCAGTCTATTTTGCTTTGCCCAGATGAGAAATTTATTGGGCAAGTACAAACAAGTATTAATAAGCTACTGCCCGAGATGCCAAGAAAGAAAGTGATTGAAGCATCGCTTGCTAATCGTGCTTTATTGATTCAGGTAAGAGATATGGGCGAGGCTTGTGAGATTGCCAATGCCATCGCTGCTGAGCATTTAGAAATTTGTGCAACTGAGCCACGCAAATGGGCTGAGTTAATTCATCATGCTGGTGCTATTTTCATGGGCAACTACACCAGTGAATCTTTAGGCGATTATTGTGCAGGCCCGAATCACGTTTTACCAACAGCCCGAACTGCTCGCTTCTCTTCACCTTTAGGTGTGTATGACTTTATCAAGCGCTCAAGCATGATTGAAGTGAGTGAAGCGGGTGCTCAAACATTAGGCGCTGTCGCTAGTACGCTCGCTCACGGTGAGGGTTTAACGGCTCATGCCCGTGCTGCTGAGATGCGTCTTAAAAAATAA
- the hisC gene encoding histidinol-phosphate transaminase encodes MSRFWSPVVQTLTPYVPGEQPQMQRLVKLNTNESPCGPSPKALAAINQQNTDDLRLYPDPEGAALKKAIADLHGLDPKRVFLGNGSDEVLAHIFLGLLKQAKPVQFPDITYSFYPVYCKLFGIEYQAVPLGPDFEIQTGDFKTPNGGIIFPNPNAPTGRAIPRSDIEALLSRNTDSVVVIDEAYVDYGTESCIPLLRGNSCPQNLLVVHTLSKSRALAGLRVGFAVGHPALIEGLERVKNSFNSYPLGRLAQAGAIAAIQDQAHLESTCKKVIHTCERLVGELASLGFDTLPSTANFIFTRHPKHAGAKLYQALRDRGIIVRHFKSPRIEEFLRITIGTNDQTNELIAALKEILASP; translated from the coding sequence ATGAGCCGCTTTTGGAGCCCCGTTGTTCAGACCCTCACCCCCTATGTTCCCGGGGAGCAGCCGCAAATGCAGCGACTGGTAAAGCTCAACACCAATGAGAGTCCTTGTGGCCCATCGCCCAAGGCCCTAGCCGCCATAAATCAACAAAACACGGATGATTTAAGGCTTTATCCAGACCCCGAAGGTGCCGCCCTGAAGAAGGCCATTGCTGATTTACACGGCTTGGACCCAAAACGGGTGTTTTTAGGCAATGGCTCTGATGAAGTCCTGGCACACATATTTTTAGGCCTGCTCAAACAAGCCAAACCCGTTCAGTTTCCGGATATTACCTATAGCTTCTACCCGGTTTATTGCAAGTTATTTGGGATTGAGTATCAAGCAGTCCCCCTAGGCCCTGATTTTGAGATTCAGACGGGGGATTTCAAAACCCCCAATGGTGGAATCATTTTCCCCAATCCCAATGCCCCAACTGGTCGCGCTATTCCACGATCAGATATCGAAGCTCTTCTGAGCAGAAATACCGATTCAGTCGTGGTGATCGATGAAGCTTACGTAGATTACGGGACCGAATCCTGCATTCCCCTGCTTCGCGGAAACAGTTGCCCTCAAAACCTCTTAGTCGTTCATACCCTTTCCAAGTCACGAGCCCTAGCAGGGCTTCGCGTTGGATTTGCAGTAGGCCACCCAGCATTGATTGAAGGCTTAGAGCGAGTGAAGAATAGTTTTAACTCCTATCCACTTGGTCGTTTGGCTCAAGCAGGAGCAATTGCTGCAATCCAAGATCAGGCCCATTTGGAATCTACCTGCAAAAAAGTAATCCACACTTGTGAGCGCTTAGTGGGCGAACTAGCCTCACTAGGTTTTGATACCCTACCATCAACAGCCAACTTTATTTTTACCCGTCATCCTAAGCATGCCGGTGCAAAGCTCTATCAAGCCTTACGAGATCGTGGAATTATTGTGCGTCACTTCAAGTCGCCGCGTATTGAAGAGTTTTTGCGCATCACCATCGGCACTAACGATCAAACGAATGAGTTGATTGCTGCTCTGAAAGAAATTCTGGCTAGCCCTTAA
- the hisB gene encoding imidazoleglycerol-phosphate dehydratase HisB yields MRQADVTRNTSETKIQIAINLDGTGKAELASGVPFLDHMLDQIARHGMIDLKVVAKGDTHIDDHHTVEDVGITLGQAFAKAVGDKAGITRYGHSYVPLDETLSRVVIDFSGRPGLEFNVPFTRARVGDFDVDLSIEFFRGFVNHAGVTLHIDNLRGINAHHQIETVFKAFGCALRMALELDPRASGVVPSTKGSL; encoded by the coding sequence ATGCGGCAAGCCGACGTTACCCGAAACACTTCGGAAACCAAAATTCAAATTGCTATCAATTTAGATGGCACTGGTAAAGCTGAGCTAGCCTCTGGCGTACCCTTCCTTGACCACATGTTGGATCAAATTGCCCGTCACGGCATGATTGACCTCAAAGTCGTCGCAAAAGGCGATACCCATATTGATGATCACCATACCGTTGAGGATGTGGGGATTACCTTGGGTCAGGCATTTGCTAAGGCAGTAGGCGATAAAGCAGGCATCACTCGCTATGGCCATTCTTATGTGCCTTTGGATGAAACTCTTTCTCGCGTAGTGATCGATTTTTCTGGCCGCCCAGGCTTGGAGTTCAACGTCCCATTTACCCGTGCTCGTGTTGGCGACTTTGATGTGGATCTGAGTATTGAGTTCTTCCGTGGCTTTGTAAACCATGCTGGAGTAACTTTACACATCGATAACTTACGCGGCATTAATGCTCATCACCAGATTGAAACCGTATTCAAGGCTTTTGGATGTGCATTGCGCATGGCTCTGGAGCTCGATCCACGCGCATCTGGCGTTGTTCCTTCTACTAAGGGCAGTCTCTAA
- the hisH gene encoding imidazole glycerol phosphate synthase subunit HisH: MAQTIAIVDYGMGNLRSVHQAFHHVAPDANVLIAQTPEEILSAERVVLPGQGAMPDCMKHLEESGLLEALLEAAKNKPLLGVCVGEQMLFNQSAEVRANSSAAWTPCLGLIPGEVRRFELAGKLQPDGSAYKVPHMGWNQVRQDRRHPIWDGIPDLTSFYFVHSYYVVSQRKEGIAGSTEYGDWFTSAVARDNIFATQFHPEKSAEYGLKLYKNFVSWQP; encoded by the coding sequence TTGGCGCAAACCATTGCGATCGTTGACTACGGAATGGGTAATCTACGTTCCGTGCATCAGGCCTTTCATCATGTGGCTCCGGATGCGAATGTCCTGATTGCACAGACCCCAGAAGAAATCCTATCCGCTGAGCGGGTAGTGCTTCCAGGGCAAGGCGCCATGCCCGATTGCATGAAGCATCTTGAGGAGTCTGGTTTATTGGAGGCGCTATTAGAGGCCGCTAAAAATAAACCCTTACTAGGTGTTTGTGTGGGTGAGCAAATGCTATTTAATCAAAGCGCTGAAGTGCGAGCCAACTCTAGTGCCGCCTGGACACCTTGCTTGGGATTGATTCCTGGTGAGGTCAGACGTTTTGAATTGGCTGGCAAATTACAGCCAGATGGTTCTGCCTACAAAGTACCCCATATGGGTTGGAACCAAGTACGTCAGGATCGTCGGCACCCAATATGGGATGGCATCCCAGATTTAACTAGTTTTTATTTTGTACATAGCTACTATGTTGTGTCGCAACGTAAAGAAGGTATTGCGGGCTCAACCGAATATGGTGATTGGTTTACTTCTGCCGTTGCAAGGGATAATATTTTTGCAACACAATTTCATCCGGAAAAGAGTGCAGAATACGGATTAAAGCTCTACAAAAATTTTGTTTCTTGGCAACCTTAA
- the hisA gene encoding 1-(5-phosphoribosyl)-5-[(5-phosphoribosylamino)methylideneamino]imidazole-4-carboxamide isomerase encodes MLLIPAIDLKDGHCVRLEQGDMDKATVFSEDPGAMAAHWIAKGARRLHLVDLNGAFAGKLKNESAIKSILKAVGDEIPVQLGGGIRDLETIERLLDDGISTVIIGTAAVKSPGFVQDACTAFPGHIMVGLDARDGKVATDGWSKITGHEVIDFAKKFEDYGVEAIIYTDIGRDGMMKGINMDATIKLAQAIRIPVIASGGLSSNQDIEALCEAEAEGVMGVIAGRSIYAGDLDLTEAQKYADELTLKFSKKII; translated from the coding sequence ATGCTGCTGATTCCCGCGATTGACCTAAAAGATGGCCACTGTGTTCGACTCGAACAAGGTGACATGGATAAAGCTACTGTGTTTTCTGAAGATCCAGGTGCGATGGCTGCACATTGGATTGCTAAGGGCGCGCGTCGTTTGCATCTCGTCGATTTAAATGGCGCATTTGCTGGCAAGCTGAAGAATGAGTCTGCGATTAAGTCGATTCTCAAGGCGGTTGGTGATGAGATTCCAGTTCAGCTGGGTGGTGGTATTCGTGATCTAGAAACGATTGAACGTTTATTGGATGACGGTATTAGTACAGTCATTATTGGTACTGCAGCAGTAAAGAGTCCTGGCTTTGTACAAGATGCCTGCACTGCCTTTCCTGGTCACATCATGGTGGGACTGGATGCCCGCGATGGCAAAGTTGCAACAGATGGTTGGAGCAAGATCACCGGCCATGAAGTCATTGATTTCGCCAAAAAGTTTGAAGATTACGGTGTTGAAGCAATCATCTATACCGACATTGGCCGCGATGGCATGATGAAGGGTATCAATATGGATGCCACGATTAAATTAGCTCAAGCCATTCGTATTCCAGTGATTGCTAGTGGTGGTTTATCTAGTAATCAAGATATTGAAGCCTTGTGTGAAGCCGAAGCTGAAGGCGTCATGGGTGTTATTGCCGGACGCTCAATTTACGCAGGCGATTTAGATTTAACTGAAGCACAAAAATATGCTGATGAGTTAACTCTGAAGTTTTCTAAAAAAATTATTTAG